A single region of the Pseudomonas mandelii genome encodes:
- a CDS encoding urea amidolyase associated protein UAAP2, translated as MSLAIATAQQSPETAVYRATIPAGEPWLMEVKAGQTLRILDLEGNQAVDTLFYSVANPKERYDVQRTLRRQNSVYLSTGSVLYSNLGKPMLTIVADTCGRHDTLGGACAQESNTVRYALEKRYMHSCRDNYLRACVHDGRLGKGDIGPNINFFMNVPVTADGGLTFEDGISAPGKYVDLRAEMDVIVLISNCPQLNNPCNAYNPTPAELLVWN; from the coding sequence ATGTCACTTGCAATCGCTACCGCTCAACAGTCGCCTGAAACTGCGGTCTACCGCGCCACCATCCCGGCCGGCGAACCGTGGCTGATGGAGGTCAAGGCCGGCCAGACCCTGCGCATCCTCGACCTGGAAGGTAATCAGGCCGTCGACACCTTGTTCTACAGCGTGGCCAACCCGAAGGAACGCTATGACGTGCAACGCACGTTGCGCCGGCAGAACAGCGTCTACCTGAGCACCGGCAGCGTGCTCTATTCCAACCTCGGCAAGCCGATGCTGACCATCGTCGCCGACACCTGCGGGCGTCACGACACCCTCGGCGGCGCCTGCGCGCAAGAGAGCAACACCGTGCGCTACGCGTTGGAGAAACGCTACATGCACAGTTGCCGCGACAACTACCTGCGCGCCTGCGTGCATGACGGGCGACTGGGCAAAGGCGACATCGGACCGAACATCAACTTCTTCATGAACGTGCCGGTCACCGCCGACGGCGGGCTGACCTTTGAAGACGGCATCTCGGCACCGGGCAAATACGTCGACCTGCGCGCCGAAATGGACGTGATCGTGCTGATCTCCAACTGCCCGCAACTGAACAATCCGTGCAACGCCTACAACCCGACCCCTGCGGAGCTTTTGGTATGGAACTGA
- the uca gene encoding urea carboxylase gives MFEKVLIANRGAIACRILRTLRDVQVKVVAVYSEADAASLHILQADEAHSLGEGAAAGTYLAVDKILAIAKASGATAIHPGYGFLSENAAFAEACEAADIAFIGPTPEQLRVFGLKHTARALAKQHGVPMLEGTELLDSLDAALIAGDQVGYPVMLKSTAGGGGIGMRVCRSAAELSESFEAVKRLGQNNFSDAGVFIEKYIQRARHLEVQVFGDGRGDVIALGVRDCSVQRRNQKVLEETPAPNLPEGMAEELCAAAIKLAKAVNYRSAGTVEFVFDSEDQRFYFLEVNTRLQVEHGVTEQVWGVDLVRWMVELAAGDLPPLSDLSRGLKADGHAIQARLYAEDPGRDFQPSPGLLTAVNFPAADGKHLRIDTWVEAGCEIPPYFDPMIAKVICWAPTREEAAADLHQALGDSLLYGVETNRDYLRQILLDAPFASGQPWTRCLEGLVYQANTFEVLSAGTQTSVQDYPGRLGYWAVGVPPSGPMDSRALRLGNLLLGNDEGAAALEITMSGPLLRFNCEAVVAVTGAVIPLTLNGETVAMNTALLIPAGATLSLGTIAGAGARSYLSLRGGLQVPDYLGSKSTFTLGQFGGHGGRALRAGDVLHVPALIDSRVGQQLDHVTELPAVRQIRVIYGPHGAPEYFTEHYIGTFFATQWEVHFNSSRTGVRLIGPKPEWVRPDGGEAGLHPSNIHDNPYAIGAVDFTGDMPVILGPDGPSLGGFVCPVTVIEADLWQLGQLKAGDKVQFLPVDLKTARNLALKWNTPCRSEPARDGGGTANVDVTDTPLSRAGSLLQGIVSPVVLELGQGDTRLVARLSGDTHLLLEIGAPELDLVLRFRAHALMQALESKTLHGVIDLTPGIRSLQIHYQPEQLPLADLLGIVAGEWDAVCAARDLQVPSRIVHLPLSWDDPACQLAIEKYMTTVRKDAPWCPSNLEFIRRINDLPNLDEVQRTVFDASYLVMGLGDVYLGAPVATPLDPRHRLVTTKYNPARTWTAENSVGIGGAYMCVYGMEGPGGYQFVGRTLQMWNRYREVAAFDGKPWLLRFFDQIRFYPVSAEELLRIRRDFPLGRFDLNIEHSQLNLADYQAFLTKEADTIAAFRDQQKGAFNAERERWIASGQAHFDSEEPAPEATEDAPLASNEMSVDSHIAGNLWQVQVQTGSRVAAGDVLVILESMKMEIPLLAPMAGVVREVRVQPGSAVRAGQRVVVLELD, from the coding sequence ATGTTCGAAAAAGTCCTGATTGCCAACCGTGGCGCCATTGCCTGCCGCATCCTGCGCACCCTGCGTGACGTGCAGGTCAAGGTCGTTGCCGTTTACTCCGAAGCGGATGCCGCGAGCCTGCACATCCTGCAGGCCGATGAAGCCCACAGCCTCGGGGAAGGCGCCGCCGCCGGCACCTATCTGGCCGTCGACAAAATCCTCGCCATCGCCAAAGCCTCGGGCGCCACGGCGATCCACCCCGGCTACGGTTTTCTCTCGGAAAACGCTGCGTTTGCTGAAGCGTGCGAAGCCGCCGACATCGCCTTCATCGGCCCGACGCCGGAGCAACTGCGCGTGTTCGGCCTCAAACACACCGCGCGCGCCCTGGCCAAGCAACACGGCGTGCCGATGCTCGAAGGCACCGAACTGCTCGACAGCCTCGACGCGGCGCTGATTGCCGGCGACCAGGTCGGCTACCCGGTGATGCTCAAAAGCACGGCAGGCGGTGGCGGCATCGGCATGCGCGTGTGCCGCAGCGCAGCCGAGTTGAGTGAATCCTTCGAAGCGGTCAAACGCCTCGGCCAGAACAATTTCAGCGACGCCGGCGTGTTCATCGAGAAGTACATCCAGCGCGCCCGCCACCTGGAAGTCCAGGTGTTCGGCGACGGTCGCGGCGACGTGATTGCCCTCGGCGTGCGCGACTGCTCGGTGCAGCGCCGCAATCAAAAAGTCCTCGAAGAGACTCCCGCGCCGAACTTGCCCGAAGGCATGGCTGAAGAACTCTGCGCGGCGGCGATCAAACTGGCGAAAGCGGTGAATTACCGCAGCGCCGGCACCGTGGAATTTGTCTTCGACAGCGAAGATCAGCGCTTCTACTTCTTGGAAGTGAACACTCGTTTGCAGGTGGAGCACGGTGTCACCGAGCAAGTGTGGGGCGTAGACCTGGTGCGCTGGATGGTGGAACTGGCAGCCGGTGATTTGCCGCCATTGAGCGACTTGAGCCGAGGCTTGAAAGCCGACGGTCATGCGATTCAGGCGCGGCTGTATGCCGAAGATCCGGGCCGCGATTTCCAGCCGAGCCCAGGTTTGCTGACCGCCGTGAACTTCCCTGCTGCCGACGGCAAACACCTGCGCATCGACACCTGGGTCGAAGCCGGTTGCGAGATCCCGCCGTACTTCGACCCGATGATCGCCAAGGTCATCTGCTGGGCGCCGACCCGTGAAGAGGCCGCAGCGGATCTGCATCAGGCGCTGGGCGACAGCCTGCTGTACGGCGTGGAAACCAACCGCGATTACCTGCGGCAAATTCTGCTCGATGCGCCGTTCGCCAGCGGCCAGCCGTGGACCCGTTGCCTGGAAGGCCTGGTGTATCAGGCCAACACCTTTGAAGTGCTCAGCGCCGGGACTCAGACCAGCGTTCAGGACTATCCCGGCCGTCTCGGTTATTGGGCGGTAGGTGTACCGCCGTCGGGGCCGATGGACAGTCGCGCGTTGCGTCTGGGCAATCTTCTGCTGGGTAATGACGAAGGCGCTGCGGCGCTGGAAATCACCATGAGCGGGCCGTTGCTGCGCTTCAACTGCGAGGCCGTGGTGGCGGTGACCGGGGCCGTCATCCCGCTGACGTTGAACGGTGAAACCGTCGCGATGAACACGGCGTTGCTGATTCCAGCGGGCGCTACGCTGAGCCTCGGCACGATTGCCGGGGCCGGAGCTCGCAGCTATCTGAGCCTGCGCGGTGGCCTGCAAGTGCCGGATTATCTGGGCAGCAAAAGCACCTTCACCCTCGGACAGTTTGGTGGACATGGTGGTCGTGCGTTGCGGGCGGGCGATGTGTTGCATGTGCCTGCCTTGATCGACAGCCGCGTCGGTCAACAACTGGACCACGTCACCGAGTTACCTGCCGTGCGGCAGATCCGGGTGATCTATGGCCCTCACGGTGCCCCGGAATATTTCACTGAGCACTACATCGGCACCTTTTTCGCGACCCAGTGGGAAGTGCACTTCAACTCCAGCCGCACCGGCGTGCGATTGATCGGGCCGAAGCCTGAATGGGTTCGGCCCGACGGGGGTGAAGCGGGGCTGCATCCATCGAACATCCATGACAATCCGTATGCCATTGGTGCGGTGGATTTCACCGGGGACATGCCGGTGATTTTGGGGCCGGATGGTCCGAGCCTGGGCGGGTTTGTCTGCCCGGTGACGGTGATTGAGGCGGACCTTTGGCAGCTTGGGCAACTGAAGGCCGGGGACAAAGTCCAGTTCCTCCCGGTCGATCTAAAAACCGCCCGCAACCTCGCCCTGAAATGGAATACCCCCTGCAGGAGTGAGCCTGCTCGCGATGGCGGCGGTACAGCCAACGTTGATGTGACTGACACACCGCTATCGCGAGCAGGCTCACTCCTACAAGGGATTGTGTCGCCTGTTGTTTTGGAGTTGGGTCAGGGGGATACGCGGTTGGTTGCGAGGTTGTCGGGGGATACGCACCTTCTCCTTGAGATCGGCGCACCTGAACTTGACCTCGTCCTGCGCTTCCGCGCCCACGCCCTCATGCAAGCCCTGGAAAGCAAAACCCTGCACGGTGTCATCGACCTCACACCGGGCATTCGCTCGCTGCAAATCCACTACCAACCCGAACAACTGCCGCTGGCCGACCTGCTCGGCATTGTCGCCGGTGAATGGGATGCCGTGTGCGCCGCCCGGGACCTGCAAGTGCCGTCGCGCATCGTGCATCTGCCGCTGTCCTGGGACGACCCGGCCTGTCAGTTGGCGATCGAAAAATACATGACCACCGTGCGCAAAGACGCCCCGTGGTGCCCAAGCAATCTGGAGTTCATCCGTCGCATCAACGACCTGCCGAACCTCGACGAAGTGCAGCGCACGGTGTTCGACGCCAGCTATCTGGTGATGGGCCTGGGCGACGTTTACCTCGGCGCACCGGTCGCCACCCCGCTCGACCCGCGCCATCGCCTGGTCACCACCAAATACAACCCCGCGCGCACCTGGACGGCGGAAAACTCGGTGGGCATCGGTGGCGCCTACATGTGCGTGTACGGCATGGAAGGCCCCGGCGGTTATCAGTTTGTCGGTCGCACGTTGCAGATGTGGAACCGTTATCGCGAAGTCGCCGCGTTCGACGGCAAACCGTGGCTGCTACGCTTTTTCGATCAGATCCGCTTCTACCCGGTGAGCGCCGAGGAACTGCTGCGCATCCGTCGGGACTTCCCGCTCGGGCGCTTCGATTTGAACATCGAACACAGTCAGTTGAACCTCGCGGATTACCAGGCCTTCCTGACGAAAGAGGCCGATACCATCGCGGCGTTTCGCGATCAGCAAAAAGGCGCGTTCAACGCCGAACGCGAGCGCTGGATCGCCAGCGGCCAGGCGCATTTCGACAGCGAGGAACCGGCCCCCGAAGCCACCGAAGACGCACCACTCGCCAGCAATGAAATGAGCGTCGACAGCCACATCGCCGGCAACCTCTGGCAGGTTCAGGTCCAGACCGGAAGCCGGGTCGCCGCCGGCGATGTGCTGGTGATTCTGGAGTCGATGAAGATGGAAATTCCGCTGCTCGCGCCCATGGCCGGCGTGGTGCGCGAGGTCCGCGTGCAACCGGGTTCGGCGGTGCGCGCCGGACAGCGCGTCGTGGTGCTGGAACTCGACTGA
- the atzF gene encoding allophanate hydrolase, producing the protein MNINLQLDALRSAYRVGNITPRQLLLGLRDKAAALNPDYHLFIHLLSVEELEPYLAALDGGDLDSLPLYGVPFAIKDNIDLAGIPTTAACPAFAYVPQRSATIVEQLLALGAIPLGKTNLDQFATGLNGSRSPYGACPNSVLPEYPSGGSSAGSSLAVALGVASFSLGTDTAGSGRVPAALNNLVGLKATKGLISTAGVVPACRTLDCVTTFTATAREASQLLALTAHLDPRDEYSRSNPLWNDGSAFGTPRLFRFGVPRAQDLEFFGCPEGPLLFGDAIDRLKALGGTAVELDLSPFLEAARLLYEGPWVAERYSVAGELMEQNPEAVLPVIRAVLAKAPAVTGVQAFRAQYRLQALKALCDKALENLDCVVTPTIGRPVTSAELDAEPVLRNSELGYYTNFMNLLDYAAVAVPSGFMGNGLPWGVTVFGRAFTDQYLLGVADALQRRSAEPGPTTVARHDRARLVVCGAHLDGLALNWQLKRRGARLVETTYSSPDYQLYALAGGPPFRPGMVRVKDGGVAIAVEVWELPSSELGSFLTGIPAPLGLGKVQLADGRWESGFICEAYGLEGAANISHLGGWRAYLAK; encoded by the coding sequence ATGAATATCAATCTGCAACTCGACGCCCTGCGCAGCGCTTATCGCGTCGGCAACATCACACCCCGTCAATTGCTGCTGGGCCTGCGTGACAAAGCCGCAGCGCTGAACCCGGATTATCACCTGTTCATCCACTTGCTCAGTGTCGAGGAACTGGAACCGTACCTCGCCGCGCTCGACGGTGGCGACCTCGACAGCCTGCCGCTGTACGGCGTGCCCTTCGCGATCAAGGACAACATCGACCTGGCGGGCATTCCCACCACCGCCGCGTGCCCGGCGTTTGCCTATGTGCCGCAGCGTTCGGCGACCATCGTCGAGCAGTTGCTGGCGCTGGGCGCGATTCCGCTGGGCAAGACCAACCTTGATCAGTTCGCAACCGGGTTGAACGGCAGTCGCTCGCCGTATGGCGCGTGCCCGAACAGCGTGCTGCCGGAGTATCCGTCGGGCGGTTCCAGCGCCGGCTCGTCGCTGGCGGTGGCGCTGGGCGTGGCGAGTTTTTCGTTGGGTACGGACACGGCAGGATCGGGACGTGTGCCGGCGGCGTTGAACAATCTGGTGGGATTGAAAGCCACCAAAGGGCTTATCTCCACGGCGGGTGTGGTGCCGGCCTGTCGCACGCTCGATTGCGTGACGACGTTCACCGCAACGGCTCGGGAGGCCAGCCAGTTGCTGGCGCTGACCGCGCACCTCGACCCGCGAGATGAATACAGCCGCAGCAACCCGCTGTGGAATGACGGGTCGGCGTTCGGTACGCCGCGTCTGTTCCGTTTCGGCGTCCCGCGTGCGCAGGACCTGGAATTCTTCGGCTGCCCTGAAGGCCCGTTGTTGTTCGGTGATGCCATCGATCGGCTCAAGGCACTGGGCGGTACAGCTGTGGAACTGGATCTGTCGCCTTTCCTCGAAGCGGCGCGTTTGCTTTATGAAGGCCCGTGGGTGGCCGAGCGTTACAGCGTGGCCGGCGAGTTGATGGAGCAGAATCCCGAAGCCGTTTTGCCGGTGATTCGCGCGGTGCTGGCCAAGGCGCCGGCGGTGACGGGCGTGCAGGCGTTCCGTGCCCAATATCGGCTGCAAGCCTTGAAGGCGCTGTGCGACAAGGCGCTGGAAAATCTTGATTGTGTCGTCACGCCCACCATCGGCCGCCCCGTCACATCGGCGGAACTGGACGCCGAACCGGTCCTGCGCAATTCGGAACTGGGTTACTACACCAACTTCATGAACCTGCTCGATTACGCGGCCGTCGCCGTGCCCAGCGGCTTCATGGGCAATGGTTTGCCCTGGGGTGTGACCGTGTTTGGCCGGGCGTTTACCGATCAGTATTTGTTGGGAGTGGCGGATGCTTTGCAGCGCCGCTCGGCTGAGCCTGGACCGACGACTGTCGCCCGCCATGATCGCGCACGACTGGTGGTCTGTGGCGCGCATCTGGATGGGTTGGCGTTGAACTGGCAACTGAAGCGACGCGGGGCTCGGTTGGTTGAGACGACTTACAGTTCGCCGGATTATCAGCTGTATGCGTTGGCCGGCGGTCCGCCGTTTCGTCCGGGGATGGTGCGGGTGAAGGATGGCGGCGTGGCGATTGCGGTGGAGGTTTGGGAATTGCCGAGCAGTGAACTGGGCTCTTTTCTGACGGGGATTCCGGCGCCGCTGGGGTTGGGCAAGGTGCAACTGGCGGACGGGCGTTGGGAGAGCGGGTTTATCTGTGAAGCGTATGGGTTGGAGGGGGCCGCCAATATCAGCCATTTAGGCGGATGGCGTGCTTACCTCGCCAAATGA
- a CDS encoding sensor domain-containing diguanylate cyclase — protein MPLHSPLYSQRSLVLTLIALLGAGFLATSFLSYYASRASIRDSIVNTELPLTSDTVYSEIQKDLVRPILISSMMSRDTFMRDWVVNGEQDAEKMTRYLNEVMTHYGAYTAFFVSNTSLTYYHAKGVLKQVKSTEPRDAWYFRVRDMADPYEINVDPDLANKDNLTFFINYKVYDYNNRFIGAAGVGLTVDAVIKLIDKYQQRYQRSVYFVDNFGRLVLTGAEGGPQGAHIGQKLGDLDYMKDLVSQLPKPHSGSYEYSVQGQGHFLNVRFIPELNWYLFVDKREDGALSEIRQSLYLNLLICLLVTLIVLLLLNRVIKRYQGKIQAQATLDSLTELPNRRGFDLLAAQAMLEARREPKPLTAMLLDLDHFKVLNDTYGHLAGDQVLIGFARDLESCLRHSDIVCRWGGEEFIVLLKDTDGETGLMIAEKIRQHVEQQRYAYDGKELQLTVSIGLTTLQVDETLHTLLSRADHAMYRAKQAGRNRTCVEMPHSSYE, from the coding sequence ATGCCGCTTCACTCGCCGCTGTATTCGCAACGTTCGTTGGTCCTGACGCTCATCGCGTTGTTGGGCGCAGGCTTTCTCGCGACCTCTTTCCTCAGTTACTACGCCTCGCGAGCCTCCATCCGTGACAGCATCGTCAACACCGAGCTGCCGCTGACCTCGGACACGGTCTACTCGGAAATCCAGAAAGACCTTGTCAGACCGATCCTGATTTCCTCGATGATGTCCCGCGACACCTTCATGCGTGACTGGGTGGTCAACGGCGAGCAAGACGCCGAGAAAATGACTCGCTACCTCAACGAGGTCATGACCCACTACGGCGCCTACACGGCATTTTTTGTCTCCAACACCAGCCTCACCTACTACCACGCCAAAGGCGTGCTCAAACAGGTCAAGTCCACGGAACCTCGCGATGCCTGGTATTTCCGTGTCCGCGACATGGCCGATCCCTACGAGATCAATGTCGACCCGGACCTCGCCAACAAAGACAACCTGACCTTCTTCATCAACTACAAGGTTTATGACTACAACAACCGTTTCATCGGCGCTGCCGGCGTTGGCCTGACGGTCGATGCGGTAATCAAGCTGATCGACAAATACCAACAGCGTTACCAGCGCAGCGTGTACTTCGTCGACAACTTCGGCCGCTTGGTGCTGACGGGCGCCGAGGGTGGCCCACAAGGCGCGCACATCGGCCAGAAGCTCGGCGACCTCGATTACATGAAGGACCTGGTCAGTCAGCTGCCAAAACCTCACAGCGGCAGCTATGAATATTCCGTCCAGGGCCAGGGCCATTTCCTCAACGTGCGGTTCATTCCCGAGCTGAACTGGTACCTGTTTGTCGACAAGCGCGAGGACGGCGCCCTCAGTGAAATCCGCCAGTCGCTGTACCTCAATCTGCTGATTTGTCTGCTTGTCACGCTGATCGTGCTGTTGCTGCTCAACCGCGTGATCAAGCGCTACCAAGGCAAGATCCAGGCACAAGCGACGCTCGACAGCCTGACCGAACTGCCGAATCGTCGTGGCTTCGACCTGCTGGCGGCGCAGGCCATGCTCGAAGCCCGGCGCGAGCCCAAGCCGCTGACCGCGATGTTGTTGGATCTGGATCATTTCAAGGTTTTGAACGACACCTACGGCCACCTGGCCGGCGATCAGGTGCTGATCGGTTTCGCGCGGGATCTGGAGAGTTGCCTGCGACACTCCGACATCGTCTGCCGCTGGGGTGGCGAAGAGTTCATCGTGCTGCTCAAGGACACCGACGGTGAGACCGGTCTGATGATCGCCGAGAAAATTCGTCAACATGTCGAACAACAGCGTTATGCCTACGACGGCAAGGAACTGCAGTTGACCGTCAGCATCGGCCTCACCACCTTGCAAGTCGATGAAACCTTGCACACCCTGCTCTCCCGGGCCGATCATGCGATGTACCGGGCCAAACAGGCCGGCCGTAACCGAACCTGCGTGGAAATGCCTCACTCCAGCTATGAATAG
- a CDS encoding cysteine-rich CWC family protein has product MNKPDQCPACGAANACTLADPRTVDQACWCFGVSIDPAVLEALPAELRDKSCLCPRCAEVEAQL; this is encoded by the coding sequence ATGAACAAGCCAGACCAATGCCCCGCCTGCGGCGCCGCCAACGCCTGCACCCTGGCCGACCCGCGCACCGTCGATCAGGCGTGCTGGTGCTTTGGCGTCAGTATCGACCCCGCTGTGCTTGAAGCGCTGCCAGCCGAACTGCGCGACAAATCCTGCCTGTGCCCGCGCTGCGCCGAGGTCGAGGCGCAGTTGTAA
- a CDS encoding pseudouridine synthase: MRVDRFLSNLPRFNRKQVRLLLVEKRVQVDGKIVSDPHAEVLEFSRVEVDGEVLQVGKPARYFMLHKPPGCVSATRDPEHPTVLDLIHEPDSDDLHIAGRLDFNTTGLMLITNDGSWSRRLTQPQTKLPKVYYVETEQEIGPQYALKFAEGLYFAFEDLTTQPAELIVLGPKAARLSIVEGRYHQVKRMFGHFDNKVLRLHRESMGPLVLDNALKPGEYRALRTEEIHLI, from the coding sequence ATGCGCGTTGACCGTTTCCTCAGCAACCTGCCGCGCTTCAACCGTAAGCAGGTACGCCTGTTGCTGGTGGAAAAGCGCGTTCAGGTTGACGGAAAAATCGTCAGCGACCCGCATGCCGAAGTGCTCGAGTTCAGCCGTGTCGAGGTCGACGGGGAAGTCCTGCAAGTCGGCAAGCCCGCACGCTACTTCATGCTGCACAAACCGCCCGGCTGCGTCAGCGCCACCCGCGACCCGGAGCATCCGACCGTACTCGACCTGATCCATGAGCCGGACAGCGATGACCTGCACATCGCCGGTCGCCTGGATTTCAACACCACCGGCCTGATGCTGATCACCAACGACGGCAGCTGGTCGCGGCGCCTGACTCAGCCGCAGACCAAACTGCCGAAGGTCTATTACGTCGAGACCGAGCAGGAGATTGGCCCGCAATACGCATTGAAATTTGCCGAGGGTCTGTACTTCGCGTTCGAAGACCTCACCACGCAACCGGCCGAGCTGATCGTACTCGGGCCGAAAGCGGCGCGACTGAGCATCGTCGAGGGCCGGTACCATCAGGTGAAGCGGATGTTCGGCCACTTCGACAACAAAGTGCTGCGCCTGCACCGCGAAAGCATGGGCCCGCTGGTGCTCGATAATGCGCTGAAACCGGGCGAGTACCGAGCATTGCGCACCGAAGAGATCCATTTGATCTAA
- a CDS encoding alpha/beta fold hydrolase: protein MRPEIAVLDIQGQYRVYTEFYRADAAEKTIILVNGSMATTASFAQTVKNLHPQFNVVCYDQPYAGKSKAHNLHEKLLTKEVEGQILLELIDHFAAEHVLSFSWGGAATLVALAQQPRRIEKAVISSFSPEINAHMLDYLERGIDYLGSRDGDRVGNLVNSTIGKHLPTLFKRFNYRHVSSLAEHEYGQMHFHISDLLHSDRQCFLKAAEKINVPVLFMNGEWDEYTAADGARLFANHVQDATFSTLQATGHFLDMEHKAACRDSRDALMGFLKPAQHTNRPRYHYVQDQHALAI, encoded by the coding sequence ATGAGGCCAGAAATCGCTGTGCTGGATATACAGGGTCAGTATCGGGTTTACACGGAGTTCTATCGCGCAGACGCCGCAGAGAAGACCATAATTCTGGTCAACGGCTCGATGGCCACGACTGCGTCGTTTGCACAAACCGTGAAAAACCTTCACCCGCAGTTCAATGTGGTCTGCTACGACCAGCCCTACGCGGGCAAGTCAAAAGCCCACAACCTGCATGAGAAATTGCTGACCAAGGAAGTCGAAGGGCAGATCCTCCTGGAGCTGATCGACCACTTCGCCGCCGAACACGTGCTGTCGTTTTCCTGGGGTGGCGCCGCGACCCTGGTCGCCCTGGCCCAACAGCCACGGCGCATCGAAAAAGCCGTGATCAGCTCGTTCTCCCCGGAGATCAACGCGCACATGCTCGATTACCTCGAGCGCGGCATTGATTACCTCGGCAGTCGGGATGGAGATCGGGTCGGCAACCTGGTGAACAGCACTATCGGCAAACACCTGCCGACGTTGTTCAAGCGTTTCAACTATCGCCACGTCAGCTCGCTCGCCGAGCATGAATACGGGCAGATGCACTTCCACATCAGCGACCTGCTCCATAGCGACCGCCAGTGCTTTCTCAAAGCGGCAGAGAAAATCAACGTGCCCGTGCTGTTCATGAACGGCGAATGGGACGAATACACCGCCGCCGATGGCGCCCGGTTGTTCGCCAACCACGTGCAAGACGCCACCTTCAGCACCCTGCAGGCCACCGGCCACTTTCTCGACATGGAACACAAAGCCGCCTGCCGAGACAGCCGCGACGCACTGATGGGCTTCCTGAAACCGGCGCAACACACCAACCGACCGCGTTACCACTACGTCCAGGACCAACATGCATTGGCCATCTGA
- a CDS encoding helix-turn-helix domain-containing protein, producing the protein MDIKPIRSQEDLTAAFTRIEQLWGADIGSPEGDELEILALLIEKYEDEHYPMPPSDPIEAIKFRMEQQGLTPRDLEPFIGTSGRVSEVLNRKRKLSLSMIKRLHDGLRIPYESLLAGVA; encoded by the coding sequence ATGGACATTAAACCGATTCGCAGCCAGGAAGATCTGACCGCTGCATTTACTCGTATAGAGCAACTGTGGGGGGCAGACATTGGTTCGCCTGAAGGTGATGAGCTGGAAATTCTGGCGCTGCTCATCGAAAAGTACGAAGACGAGCATTACCCAATGCCGCCCTCCGATCCGATTGAGGCCATTAAATTTCGTATGGAACAGCAAGGGCTGACCCCTCGCGACCTGGAACCCTTCATTGGGACGAGCGGGCGCGTATCCGAAGTGCTGAACCGCAAGCGCAAACTGAGCCTGTCGATGATCAAACGTCTACACGACGGGTTGCGGATACCTTACGAAAGTTTGCTTGCGGGTGTTGCCTGA
- a CDS encoding DUF6500 family protein: MIEVCDKKIEQKGPTVGLSFYAFFANKNDDPVLLMEAAQWWIAKHKLDHFEKAAKIKQMVERKD, from the coding sequence ATGATCGAGGTCTGTGACAAGAAAATAGAGCAGAAGGGGCCGACTGTCGGGCTCTCTTTCTATGCTTTCTTCGCGAACAAAAATGATGATCCAGTGCTTTTAATGGAAGCCGCCCAATGGTGGATCGCTAAGCACAAGCTCGACCATTTTGAAAAGGCCGCAAAAATAAAGCAGATGGTAGAGCGGAAAGACTAG
- a CDS encoding class I SAM-dependent methyltransferase — protein MTQNIYDDPEFFQGYSQMARSISGLDAAPEWPALKAMLPPMKGLKAVDLGCGYGWFCRWASEHGADSVLGLDVSEKMLEQARKTTSADNIQYARADLEQLDLPAASFDLAYSSLALHYIKDLPGLFAKIHEALKPGSRFVFSIEHPIFMAPRNPGWLIDSEGNKRWPLDSYQREGERVTNWLAEGVIKQHRTIGTLLNTLIGAGFSIRQVNEWGPSDAEVAAQPALAEERERPMMMLVSVQR, from the coding sequence ATGACTCAAAACATCTACGACGACCCGGAGTTTTTCCAGGGCTACAGCCAGATGGCGCGCTCCATCAGCGGTCTCGACGCAGCGCCCGAATGGCCTGCGCTCAAAGCAATGCTGCCGCCCATGAAAGGCCTGAAGGCCGTAGACCTCGGCTGCGGTTACGGCTGGTTCTGCCGCTGGGCCAGTGAACACGGCGCCGACAGCGTGCTCGGTCTGGACGTCTCGGAAAAAATGCTGGAGCAGGCGCGCAAAACCACGTCAGCGGACAACATCCAATACGCCCGCGCCGATCTGGAACAACTCGACCTGCCCGCAGCCAGTTTCGACCTCGCCTACAGCTCCCTGGCGTTGCACTACATCAAGGATCTTCCGGGTCTGTTTGCCAAAATCCATGAGGCCCTGAAACCCGGTTCACGTTTCGTATTTTCCATCGAACACCCAATCTTCATGGCACCGCGCAATCCGGGCTGGCTGATTGATAGCGAAGGGAACAAGCGCTGGCCGCTGGACAGTTATCAACGGGAAGGCGAGCGGGTGACCAACTGGTTGGCCGAAGGCGTGATCAAACAGCACCGCACGATAGGCACGTTGCTGAATACGCTGATTGGCGCAGGTTTCAGCATCCGACAGGTCAACGAATGGGGCCCGAGCGATGCCGAGGTGGCGGCGCAACCAGCCCTGGCCGAAGAGCGGGAGCGGCCGATGATGATGCTGGTCAGCGTTCAGCGCTGA